One window of the Candidatus Fermentibacter sp. genome contains the following:
- a CDS encoding VWA domain-containing protein, translating into MLIGLVDQGISGVLVRGSHGSGKSALLGNIRRLARVPVVEVPVGTTLENLLGSIDLGMMLKEGREARRSGLLERASGGILMIDDISCLPEETAAEILSGPLSGGYRVFACSGVDPGSPRPAVADRFDLAVTMEPLATAEDRLGALRAHFSRSSSETAIESLLEGSRAHLERIRMPSWLVPAAAVAAASLKLDGHRGETALVRASLALAALRREPAADERHLIGVAPLAFCHRTRNCGLEAPPSAKEAAAAVRSAVSAVRDGLKTTRQIDIDEMAARIMEAARNAFSTAPSGSGPGSARVGLLDPVPPSGGFPPGLSRKLETAILRYSTRNGSRRVGTVGRKAGVSRESASGRQYRIAPVEAACEMDLLQTARLAVRRGMRPPLLPMPSEYWRRWERHQRPSAVAILVVDASRSSSGYLAGLGATVESMFERVLDGYSRIGLVTIESGKPVLVSAPTRNRLRVLGKLGELSPSGATPLAEALLLAGRELEKAGRAGPARGFVLLVSDCYPEPFPPGDPWGSSAYEAARNAGAFLGRMGFPIVVIDPMSSTADYIEKSPGRRLGRYLASVSGGDLVPIPAMKMPNHARSIADILRASRREPGDRRTLDEASAALFETLQRLSGM; encoded by the coding sequence GAGTCCTCGTCAGGGGCTCCCACGGGTCGGGAAAGAGTGCCCTGCTGGGAAACATCCGCCGGCTGGCCCGGGTACCCGTCGTCGAAGTACCCGTGGGAACGACCCTCGAGAACCTCCTCGGCTCGATCGATCTCGGCATGATGCTGAAAGAGGGGCGCGAAGCCCGCCGCAGCGGACTGCTCGAGAGGGCGTCGGGCGGTATCCTGATGATCGACGACATCTCCTGCCTGCCCGAGGAGACGGCGGCCGAGATCCTCTCCGGCCCCCTGTCAGGAGGGTATCGCGTCTTCGCATGCTCGGGCGTGGATCCTGGTTCCCCGAGACCCGCCGTTGCCGACAGATTCGACCTGGCTGTCACGATGGAACCGCTGGCGACCGCGGAGGACAGGCTTGGCGCCCTCAGGGCCCATTTCAGCAGGAGCTCGTCGGAGACAGCGATCGAGTCGCTCCTCGAAGGATCGCGGGCACATCTCGAGCGGATCAGGATGCCGTCCTGGCTCGTGCCCGCGGCAGCAGTCGCCGCCGCCAGCCTGAAGCTGGACGGCCACCGCGGCGAAACCGCACTCGTGAGGGCGTCTCTGGCTCTTGCGGCACTGCGCAGGGAACCGGCCGCAGACGAGAGACACCTGATCGGCGTCGCACCCCTCGCATTCTGTCACAGAACGCGCAACTGCGGACTAGAGGCTCCTCCCTCGGCGAAAGAGGCGGCCGCTGCAGTCAGGTCGGCCGTCTCCGCCGTACGGGACGGTCTGAAGACGACCCGGCAGATCGACATCGACGAGATGGCCGCGCGTATCATGGAGGCAGCCAGGAACGCATTCTCTACTGCTCCATCCGGTTCCGGCCCGGGTTCGGCCAGGGTCGGCCTGCTCGATCCGGTGCCGCCATCCGGTGGGTTCCCTCCGGGGCTTTCGCGGAAGCTGGAAACGGCGATCCTTCGATACTCCACCCGGAACGGGAGTCGGAGAGTCGGTACGGTCGGCAGGAAGGCAGGCGTTTCGAGGGAGTCCGCGAGCGGCAGGCAGTACCGCATCGCCCCCGTGGAGGCCGCTTGTGAGATGGATCTCCTGCAGACCGCCAGGCTGGCGGTCCGCCGAGGCATGAGACCTCCACTGCTGCCGATGCCGAGTGAGTACTGGAGGCGTTGGGAGAGGCACCAGCGGCCCTCTGCCGTCGCCATCCTCGTCGTGGATGCCAGCCGTTCCTCTTCGGGATACCTCGCAGGGCTGGGAGCCACTGTCGAATCCATGTTCGAGAGGGTTCTCGACGGATACTCCAGGATAGGGCTGGTCACGATCGAATCCGGAAAGCCGGTTCTCGTGTCCGCTCCCACCCGCAACAGGCTCCGTGTGCTCGGGAAGCTCGGCGAGCTCTCGCCGTCAGGGGCGACTCCGCTGGCCGAGGCACTGCTGCTGGCGGGGCGGGAGCTCGAGAAGGCCGGCAGGGCCGGTCCTGCAAGAGGTTTCGTACTGCTGGTCTCCGACTGTTATCCGGAGCCGTTTCCGCCCGGGGATCCCTGGGGGAGCAGCGCCTACGAAGCCGCGCGGAACGCGGGCGCCTTCCTGGGGAGGATGGGTTTCCCGATCGTGGTCATAGACCCGATGTCGTCCACGGCCGATTACATCGAAAAGAGCCCGGGACGCCGTCTCGGAAGGTATCTCGCATCGGTGTCCGGGGGAGATCTCGTGCCGATCCCCGCCATGAAGATGCCAAACCATGCGCGAAGCATCGCCGACATCTTGAGAGCGTCGAGGCGGGAGCCCGGGGACAGGCGGACCCTCGACGAGGCTTCGGCTGCACTGTTCGAAACGCTGCAGAGGCTCTCGGGCATGTAG